A stretch of the Malus sylvestris chromosome 10, drMalSylv7.2, whole genome shotgun sequence genome encodes the following:
- the LOC126586324 gene encoding F-box/FBD/LRR-repeat protein At5g56420-like — protein sequence METSSVILSPKRQKLDGGEEMEGRRKKLFDLPDEILLAIISLLETKDAIRTSILSKRWEYLWTSIPKLEFRHQPSTPRSTMWNIVERALLLRGPADIKVFELNFPVLGDACRVKAWISAALRRNVQELYIYLHGLQGQFSLPHSLFTNTTLTVCELDIPFPIKVPSTACFSSLKNLSLRSVVFSDDSAQHLFSGCPVLEELYLKNCIWLNNKFVSICSPKLLTLFINESDMILPGGSDGCQIMIYEVSLQSFCYSGELQNEYCFYDSSSSKKAEIHLSYDSNKNLRHAGYRLYKLLRGLTSMEGLTFSSYNAFRVVVDNAPELLSKMPMFNNLTTFVLEDAAFIDDKALLTMLQYFPHLETLIFVEGFGLSPEWVEDEGVLEPLPPCFLSHLKGIEVAEFNGDQYNELNAVRILLKNAKVLKKLDISWSEYFTARAEQKAEITKQVFDFPRASGSCEVVLR from the exons ATGGAGACAAGTTCTGTAATACTAAGCCCGAAAAGGCAGAAGCTGGATGGTGGAGAAGAGAtggaaggaaggagaaagaaattaTTTGATTTGCCTGATGAGATTCTTCTAGCAATTATCTCCCTACTTGAAACAAAAGATGCAATCAGAACAAGCATTTTGTCTAAAAGATGGGAATACTTATGGACTTCAATTCCTAAGCTTGAATTTCGTCATCAGCCGTCTACTCCAAGATCTACCATGTGGAATATTGTGGAAAGAGCGCTTCTTCTTCGCGGCCCTGCTGATATAAAAGTGTTCGAACTTAATTTTCCAGTGCTAGGTGATGCATGTCGTGTTAAGGCCTGGATCTCTGCCGCATTAAGGCGCAATGTTCAGGAACTTTATATCTATCTCCATGGCCTCCAGGGACAATTTTCATTGCCTCATTCATTGTTTACTAATACAACACTGACGGTTTGTGAATTAGATATTCCTTTCCCTATCAAGGTTCCTTCTACTGCTTGTTTCTCAAGCCTAAAGAACTTGTCTCTTAGGTCCGTGGTGTTTTCTGATGACTCAGCGCAGCATCTGTTTTCTGGTTGTCCAGTCCTTGAGGAATTATATCTAAAAAATTGCATTTGGTTGAATAACAAGTTTGTGAGTATTTGTTCCCCCAAGCTTTTGACATTGTTTATAAATGAAAGCGATATGATACTTCCTGGAGGTTCAGATGGTTGTCAGATTATGATATACGAAGTTAGTCTCCAAAGCTTTTGTTACAGTGGCGAGCTCCAAAACGAGTATTGCTTTTATGATTCCTCCTCATCAAAAAAAGCGGAGATCCATCTTTCTTATGATTCTAATAAGAACCTGAGACATGCTGGTTACCGGTTGTATAAGCTCCTTAGAGGGCTCACCAGCATGGAGGGGCTAACTTTCTCCTCATATAATGCCTTTCGG GTTGTTGTAGACAATGCACCAGAACTTCTTTCCAAGATGCCCATGTTCAATAATCTGACAACCTTTGTATTGGAAGACGCGGCATTTATTGATGACAAAGCACTATTGACGATGCTTCAGTACTTTCCTCATCTTGAAACACTGATATTTGTTGAG GGGTTTGGCCTGTCCCCGGAATGGGTAGAAGATGAGGGGGTGTTGGAGCCACTGCCTCCGTGTTTCTTGTCACATCTTAAGGGGATTGAAGTCGCTGAATTTAATGGAGATCAGTATAACGAGCTTAACGCAGTAAGGATTTTGCTAAAGAATGCAAAGGTCTTGAAGAAGCTGGATATATCTTGGTCCGAGTATTTTACAGCGAGGGCAGAGCAGAAAGCGGAGATCACCAAACAGGTATTTGATTTTCCGAGAGCATCAGGAAGCTGTGAAGTTGTGCTTCGTTGA